The nucleotide sequence CGCGCACTGGCAAGGCATCACATCTGCTTATGCCGGGCAAAGGTCAGCTAAAGCGCGCGGGTACAAACCATTGCAGGCCGCACCGGTCATTAATACCGCCCACAAGGCGGTGTTTTAACCTGAGGGTCTCGGCTCGTCAGCACGATTATCGTGCAGGCACCTTGAGCGCATCCACTCCTCACGCGGCATGCGCCAACGCCGATTGGCAGGGCCGAGGCAAGCAGTACGCCGTCACAACTGGCAGTTGTTTTTTTGTAACAACCTTGACACTGCGCGCCTATTGCAAAATGCTCAGGCTGTGACCAGTAAGCAGTTGGTCGACAACCCCTCACTTGAAGAGCACATAATTATGAAACGGATTCTGATCGGCTCCCTACTCGCAATGACCTCCCTTACCGCCTTCGCCGAAGCACCAGGCGGCCCAAGCTGCGGTTGGGGCAACATGTTGTTCGAAGGCCAGCGCGGTCTGCCTTCGCACTTTGTTGCCTCCACCACTAACGGCACCTCAGGCAACGCCACCTTCGGCATGACCTCGGGCACCAATGGCTGCTCCACCGATGGCGCATTGACCTACGGCGGCCGCTCGCTGCTGGTTATCAATGGCATGCTCGACGAACTGTCTGAAGACATGGCCAAAGGCCAGGGCGAAGCCTTAACCACCTACGCCGTGCTGCTGGGCGTAGCTGAGCAGGATCGCGCCCACTTCGCCGCTATCACTCACAAAAACTTCAGTGAGATCTTCAGCTCAGCCGATGTCACCGGCGAGCAAATGCATGCCGCAACCCTGGCTGTTATTAAGCGCGACAGCCGCCTGGCTAAGTACGCCCAGCCAGCCTGATCCGCCGCACATTGCCGGCTGCTTGCAGCCGGCAACACGCTTACAGCCCCTTCAGTCACCTCGAGCGCTCTGGGCGCTTGTCCTCGTAATCAGTAGATGACCATGCCCAAGCATTTGCTCACGTGTCTGTTCCTTGCAGCCTGCACACCCGTGCTTGCAGCCCCGGCCCTATCGCCGCAAACCCTTGATGCTCTGGCTAACGACCCTTATTGGATTGCACTGGGTCATTACGAGACCGGCAAATTTGGCGGATGGCGCAGTTATGTCGATGACAGCGGTTTTTTCCTGGCAGAACATGGTGACAGCGACCCCGCCGCCGAACTCACTGCTACGCTGAACGCGCTCTACCAACCGGTTACAACCGCTGATAGCCACCCGCAATGCGTCTACCCTGCGCGCACCCGCTGGCTTCGCGAACAATTGCAACTGGGCGATCTACCTCAGCCCACCTGCAGCGAATACCAACGCTGGTTCGATGACATCAAACCGCATCGAACCGTGCTTATCTTTCCCGCCGCCTATTTGAACAGCCCTTCATCCATGTTCGGCCATACCTTGCTGCGCATTGACCAGGCCGACGTGGATGCCAGTGGCACCGCCC is from Pseudomonas sp. TMP9 and encodes:
- a CDS encoding DUF3015 domain-containing protein, with amino-acid sequence MKRILIGSLLAMTSLTAFAEAPGGPSCGWGNMLFEGQRGLPSHFVASTTNGTSGNATFGMTSGTNGCSTDGALTYGGRSLLVINGMLDELSEDMAKGQGEALTTYAVLLGVAEQDRAHFAAITHKNFSEIFSSADVTGEQMHAATLAVIKRDSRLAKYAQPA